The following proteins come from a genomic window of Rhodoligotrophos sp. CJ14:
- the chpT gene encoding histidine phosphotransferase ChpT, with translation MSEMPLLSDLDLASLLCSRVCHDIISPVGAITNGLEVLDDEDDEAMKEIALDLIRRSAKTASAKLQFCRMAFGASGSAGAYLDLTEAEQVARGFIGDEKVKLLWDTPKETRPKSEVKLLLNLLLIAVSGIPRGGEVTIRMADDQFSATATGEGAKLPEKPASLLQGEVAEADIDPRLVQVYYAARVARELGYAIDLKLENSALTVVAHRAGGEASQADPEHEDTAREV, from the coding sequence ATGTCTGAAATGCCATTGCTGAGCGATCTCGATTTGGCATCTCTACTGTGCAGCCGCGTCTGTCACGACATCATCTCTCCCGTCGGTGCGATCACCAATGGCCTCGAGGTTCTCGACGACGAGGATGACGAGGCCATGAAGGAGATCGCGCTCGACCTTATCCGCCGCTCTGCGAAGACCGCGAGCGCCAAGCTCCAGTTCTGCCGCATGGCCTTCGGTGCATCGGGCTCGGCCGGTGCCTACCTCGATTTGACTGAGGCCGAACAGGTCGCGCGCGGCTTTATCGGCGATGAAAAGGTCAAGCTTCTCTGGGACACACCAAAGGAGACCCGTCCCAAATCAGAGGTGAAGCTGCTCTTGAACCTGCTGCTTATCGCCGTATCCGGCATACCCCGCGGTGGCGAGGTGACCATAAGGATGGCGGATGACCAGTTTTCGGCCACGGCGACAGGCGAGGGTGCCAAGCTTCCGGAGAAGCCAGCTTCGCTGCTGCAGGGAGAAGTTGCGGAAGCCGATATCGATCCGCGCCTGGTGCAGGTCTATTACGCGGCGCGCGTCGCCAGAGAACTCGGCTATGCGATCGACCTTAAGCTGGAGAATTCCGCTCTAACTGTGGTCGCGCATCGTGCGGGCGGCGAAGCATCACAAGCCGACCCTGAGCACGAAGACACGGCCCGCGAGGTTTAG